A stretch of Vigna angularis cultivar LongXiaoDou No.4 chromosome 4, ASM1680809v1, whole genome shotgun sequence DNA encodes these proteins:
- the LOC108329923 gene encoding pathogenesis-related homeodomain protein gives MRDAENLNKKGSGKSSYSKEQIKSKLFSSKLKASSTKNRRKEHKEKSRSHKLRVGTNTSKKRVADSSIKASLEDSSNKKVIIRKTLHKTDGNSSRMVSSTKLQGRKNPHSSRKEGNGVDEEAKIKKRKRNKKKSRQRDSIDHDDASRLRRRTRYLLIKMKLEQNLIDAYSGEGWKGQSREKIRPEKELLRAKKQILKCKLSIRDVIRQLDSLSSVGSIEDSVIAPDGSVYHEHIFCANCKLHEAFPDNDIILCDGTCNRAFHQRCLNPPLDTENIPPGDQGWFCKFCECKIEIIESTNAHLGTQFSLDSSWQDVFKEEAAVPDGDIALLSPEEEWPSDDPEDDDYNPERREGSHSINTEGADEIASNDSTSSLSLWSLNEECPPADDNLSRQYYSVNSFIDSDESGEIACGRRQRKAVDYKKLYDEMFGKDALPCEQLSEDEDWGPGKRKRREKESDAVNTLMTLHESENKHPNNESSDRIREGSSGLQIRRSCFRIPLDAVEKLRQVFAENELPPRSVKEGLSKELGLDPEKVSKWFKNARYLALKTRRYQSEGEQLQSFTSQISKHSTSPNMEKSQVPKITLIHSQKDGQSITGQEKNKLCNSLLKRRKQKPSPPLSRENSNKESMEMSDDVNLKKLLKERKKRVNFIYGDSQIAELEFERLSKVKSKVDSMKRKLNEVQNCRAKGSTNEPSIIYVPTAQLREKG, from the exons atGCGGGATGCGGAGAATTTAAATAAGAAAGGATCTGGAAAATCCAGTTACTCAAAGGAACAGATTAAGTCCAAGCTATtttcatcaaaattaaaagcaaGTAGCACAAAAAACAGAAGGAAGGAACACAAAGAGAAGTCAAGATCTCATAAACTCAGAGTTGGTACAAACACATCAAAGAAAAGAGTTGCTGATTCTTCTATCAAGGCATCACTTGAGGActcttcaaataaaaaagtgatTATTAGAAAAACACTCCATAAAACTGATGGGAACTCTTCACGTATGGTGTCTTCAACAAAGCTACAAGGAAGAAAGAATCCTCATAGTTCTAGAAAAGAGGGGAATGGTGTTGATGAAGAggcaaaaattaaaaaacgtAAAAGGAACAAAAAGAAGAGCAGACAAAGAGACAGCATAGATCATGACGATGCTTCACGCCTTCGAAGGAGAACAAGATACCTCTTAATAAAAATGAAGCTGGAGCAAAACCTTATTGATGCTTACTCTGGAGAAGGTTGGAAAGGTCAAAG TCGGGAGAAGATTAGGCCAGAAAAGGAGCTACTAAGAGCGAAAAAGCagattttaaaatgtaaacttAGTATTCGTGATGTTATACGCCAGCTGGATTCTCTTAGTTCTGTGGGTAGCATTGAAGATTCTGTCATTGCTCCAGACGGATCTGTTTATCATGAACAT ATATTCTGTGCCAATTGCAAACTACATGAAGCTTTCCCAGATAATGATATTATACTCTGTGATGGCACATGTAATCGGGCTTTTCACCAAAGATGTCTCAATCCTCCTTTGGATACTGAAAATA TTCCTCCTGGAGATCAAGGCTGGTTTTGCAAGTTTTGTGAATGTAAGATAGAAATTATAGAGTCAACAAATGCCCATCTTGGGACTCAATTTTCCTTGGACAGTAGTTGGCAG GATGTATTTAAGGAAGAGGCTGCTGTGCCTGATGGTGATATTGCATTACTAAGTCCAGAAGAAGAATGGCCATCAGATGATCCTGAAGATGATGATTACAATCCAGAGAGGAGAGAAGGCAGCCACAGCATAAATACAGAAGGTGCTGATGAAATTGCATCCAATGATTCCACCAGTTCTTTGAGTTTGTGGTCTTTGAATGAAGAATGTCCTCCTGCTGATGACAACCTTAGTCGACAATATTATTCTGTCAATAGCTTCATTGATTCTGATGAATCCGGGGAAATAGCATGCGGCCGTAGGCAGCGCAAAGCTGTTGACTACAAGAAACTGTATGAT GAAATGTTTGGGAAGGATGCTCTACCTTGTGAACAACTGAGTGAAGATGAAGACTGGGGCCCTGGCAAAAGAAAGCGAAGAGAAAAGGAGTCTGATGCTGTTAATACTCTAATGACCCTACATGAAAGTGAAAATAAGCATCCCAATAATGAGAGTAGTGATAGAATAAGAGAGGGCTCTTCCGGCCTACAAATAAGAAGATCTTGTTTCAGAATTCCACTTGATGCAGTTGAG AAACTTCGGCAAGTTTTTGCAGAGAATGAGCTTCCTCCAAGATCCGTGAAGGAGGGTCTTTCAAAAGAGTTGGGACTAGATCCTGAAAAG GTTAGCAAATGGTTCAAAAATGCACGTTACTTGGCACTTAAAACCAGAAGG TATCAATCAGAAGGAGAACAGCTTCAGAGTTTCACATCTCAGATATCAAAACATTCTACATCTCCAAACATGGAGAAATCACAAGTCCCCAAAATTACTTTGATTCATTCCCAGAAGGATGGTCAAAGCATCACGGGccaagagaaaaataaattatgcaaCAGTCTTTTGAAGAGAAGGAAGCAAAAACCATCTCCACCTCTGTCAAGAGAAAACAGCAACAAG GAATCCATGGAGATGAGTGATGATGTTAATTTGAAGAAGCTtttgaaagaaaggaaaaaaagggtaaattttatatatggagACTCTCAGATAGCAGAGTTGGAATTTGAAAGACTGAGCAAAGTGAAGAGTAAAGTAGATAGCATGAAGCGAAAACTAAATGAAGTTCAAAATTGCAGAGCTAAGGGATCAACAAATGAACCCTCTATTATATATGTTCCCACAGCCCAATTAAGGGAAAAAGGTTGa
- the LOC108330142 gene encoding pectinesterase inhibitor, with protein sequence MEHSTKFFWVLVVCMVAMAHQATAVETPKGKNLIEKVCTLSATRNLCVQVLSSDPLRSPNADLRDLAIISLRVAATNASGILGETKILIDDDSLSPDVQQGLADCKETILDAESQLEDTIAALLIDTKTDTRLWLKAALAAIDTCDASIPGDDDVLSVQSVIFRKLCNIAITVSRLLLHPIKL encoded by the coding sequence ATGGAACACTCAACAAAATTCTTCTGGGTGTTGGTTGTGTGCATGGTTGCAATGGCACACCAGGCAACAGCAGTTGAAACACCGAAAGGAAAGAATCTAATCGAGAAGGTATGCACACTCTCCGCAACCAGAAACCTGTGTGTTCAGGTTCTCTCTTCAGACCCTCTCAGAAGCCCTAACGCAGACCTCAGAGACTTGGCAATCATTTCTCTCAGGGTTGCTGCCACCAACGCTTCTGGGATCCTCGGAGAAACCAAAATTCTCATCGACGACGATAGCCTCAGCCCCGATGTTCAACAAGGTTTGGCCGATTGCAAGGAGACCATTCTCGACGCAGAGAGCCAGTTGGAGGACACCATTGCCGCTCTCTTGATTGATACCAAAACCGATACACGCCTTTGGCTCAAAGCTGCCTTGGCTGCAATCGACACCTGCGACGCCTCCATCCCCGGCGACGACGACGTTCTCTCCGTTCAGAGCGTCATCTTCCGCAAGCTCTGCAACATTGCCATCACCGTCAGCAGGCTCCTTCTTCATCCCATCAAACTCTAA